A genome region from Nicotiana tabacum cultivar K326 chromosome 13, ASM71507v2, whole genome shotgun sequence includes the following:
- the LOC107774507 gene encoding uncharacterized protein LOC107774507: METYYSLKMKRKDLDDVYDEFSDFSLSSPARKIRRLDAELPPIIEEVEEPEIPIAFAQPTTDPSFGNNGGNRGVVIEELPSVPENEERALVLFKPMNTHLVHSPSNFSVKVDPQFMNGLKSKCPISVLLVVDLVHPLRSTGCSIKLMVAEVFFGVFLVMKICYVPQFRKLFGVNTRMVIHQFKMSWLELLLIFKPACFKTQLPVLFVVQRTNQTDHQTNAFRPADNEATPEEDSGFTKECLAVVPWVPSQLPSARGAEVHGQADISDMMDAEEMEGVMMDVEDSSVNAELRTTVEAGAVSLNEGLHPWQQQHCMTTQLPQNTSTPIVWYR, encoded by the exons ATGGAGACGTATTATTCATTGAAGATGAAGAGGAAGGATTTGGATGACGTCTATGACGAATTTTCCGATTTCTCCCTTTCCTCTCCCGCTAGAAAAATTCGTCGACTG GATGCAGAGTTGCCTCCCATAATAGAAGAGGTTGAAGAACCAGAGATTCCTATAGCTTTTGCCCAACCAACTACTGATCCAAGCTTTGGAAACAATGGGGGAAATAGGGGTGTAGTAATTGAAGAACTTCCAAGTGTGCCGGAGAATGAAGAGAGGGCTCTTGTTCTTTTCAAGCCCATGAACACACATCTTGTGCATTCCCCTTCTAATTTCTCTGTTAAAGTGGATCCCCAGTTTATGAACGGGCTCAAAAGTAAGTGTCCGATCTCTGTTCTCTTAGTTGTTGATTTAGTTCATCC CTTGAGGTCAACAGGATGTAGTATCAAATTGATGGTGGCGGAAGTTTTCTTTGGTGTGTTTCTTGTTATGAAAATTTGTTACGTCCCACAGTTCAGAAA GTTGTTTGGTGTAAATACTCGTATGGTTATACATCAATTCAAGATGAGCTGGTTGGAGTTACTGTTAATATTTAAGCCAGCTTG TTTCAAAACTCAGTTACCAGTTCTGTTTGTTGTGCAAAGAACCAACCAGACTGACCACCAAACAAATGCATTTAGACCAGCAGACAATGAAGCAACGCCAGAGGAGGACTCTGGTTTTACAAAAGAGTGTCTAGCAGTTGTTCCCTGGGTTCCGTCTCAGCTTCCTTCTGCACGAGGAGCTGAAGTCCATGGTCAAGCTGACATTTCAGATATGATGGATGCTGAAGAGATGGAGGGAGTAATGATGGATGTTGAAGATAGCAGTGTAAATGCTGAGCTAAGAACTACAGTCGAGGCTGGTGCAGTTAGTTTAAATGAAGGTTTGCATCCATGGCAACAACAGCATTGTATGACTACTCAGCTGCCTCAGAACACATCAACACCTATTGTTTGGTACCGGTAA